GCGTTCGCCGAGACGAAGCGTCTCCTGCTGGAGAGCTCGGGGACCGATCTCGATGCCGCGCTGGAGGCCGAAGCATCGGCCCAGGCCCGGTGTGGATCCTCCCGTGACCATGCAGGCGCCGTGGCGGCGTTCCTCGCGCGGGAACGGCCTGTTTTCACTGGTGAATGAGTGGGCGGATGTCCGGCCGTCTGACCAGGAGGGGGAACCGGCCGGGATCAGCGGGGGCGCAGTCCGTCGAGGGCCAGGGCGATGACGTCGCGGCCGAGCTGCTCCGGCTCGATGCTCCCGCCCGGGCGGTACCACTCGGCGACCGAGTTCACCATGCCGAAGATGAGGCGGGTGGCGATGCCGGCGTCGAGGTCGGCACGCAGCTGTCCGTCGGACTGGGCCGCGCGGACCAGGGCGGTGACGCGGGAGTCGAAGGCCCGGCGCCGTTCGAGGGCCGCGAGTTCCACGGGGCTGTTCCCGCGCAGCCGCAGGAGCAGGGTCCACCTGGGGCTGCTGGCGGGTGAGGGTGAGCACTGCGGCCCGGATCAGCAGGTTCAGCGACTCGGCGGCGGACCCGCCCCGGCTCACGGCGTCGTCCAGATCGGCTTCGAGTCCCGTGAGCGCCTCCTCCAGGGCGAGGCTCAGGAGTTGTTCCTTGGAATCGAAATGGTGGTACAGCGCAGACTTGGACAGGCCCAGGCGCTGCGCCAGATCGGCGACGGAGGTGGCGTCGTACCCTTGCTCATTGAAGAGCTCGACGGCGATGCGCAGCACTTGCGCCCGGTCGTAGCCCGGGCGTCCGCGACGGGGAGCGGCCTCGGCTGTCATGGTGTCTCCTCGAGGGGTGCGGGGTCACGGCGGGTGCGGCGTGAACGACCGGTCGGTCGGTCCTTGAAATCTAGCAGTCCGGTGGCCGGGCGGGAGAAAGGCGGAAGAGAGTGAGTGCGGACGAGAAGCACGAGCCATGGACCATCCATCTGGGAGAGCTCGATGAGAAGCTCGGCATCCGGGTCCTCGAACAGTCGGCGGACCGCGTGGTGACCACCATGCCCGTGGCAGGCAATACGCAGTCGCTCGGGCGGCTGCACGGCGGCGCCAGCGCGGCGCTCGCCGAGGCCACAGGCTCCTGGGCCGGGATGATTCATGCGAGCCTGCGGGGGAAGGTCTGCGTGGGCGTGGACCTGAACATCACGCATCACCGGGGCGCCCGCGACGGCGAGATCATCGCCACCGCCACCCCGCTGCACGCCGGCTCACGGATCGCGACGTACCAGGTGCTGATCACGGACGGCGGGGGACGGCTGCTCGCGACGGCCCGCATCACGAACATGCTGATGGACCCGAAGGATCACTGAGCCGTCGGTTCGCCCTCGCTTTCGGGCACGTCCCGCCCCCGCACCCGCAGTCCCGGCTCCGCCGACAAACGCGTGAGGCCATTCCAGGCGAGGTTCACGATGTGCGCCGCGACCTCGTCCTTGGCGGGCGCCGGCGGGGCGCCGGCGCCCGCCGCCGTGCGAGCGTCCAGCCACCACTGGCCGGTCGAGGCGACCATGCCCACCAGCATCTGGGCGTAGAGGGCGGCGTCCCGCTCGGCGTAGCCGCGCTGGGCGAACTCGGCCGCCAGGATGTGGGTCACGCGCCGGGTGATGGCGCCGAGGATCGTGGAGTAACTCGCAGTGGAGTCCGTCGAGGCCGGAGGCGGCGCATCCCGGACCAGGATCCGGAACCCCTGCGTGTGCCCCTCGATGTAGCCCAGCAGTGCCAGCGCCGCGCGCTCCAGGAGGATGCGGGCAGGTGCGGGCTCAGCCAGGGCGTCCGTGATGTCCTGCAGCAGCGCCGCGGATTCCTGCTCGACGACGGCGGCATACAGCCGCTCCTTCGCGCCGAAGTGTTCGTAGACCACGGGTTTGGAGACTCCGGCGGCGGCCGCGATCTCCTCGATGCTCGTGCCGCCGAGGCCCTTCTCGGAGAAGAGCGCGCGAGCCACCGAGGTCAGCTGCGCCCGCCGTTCGCCCGCGGCCATCCGGGTGCGCCTGAGGCCCGTCCGTCCACTGGTGGTCACCGGCACCCGTTTCTCCCCGAAGTCACCGGTCCATCATGCCTCACCTGCCCGGTTCGGGTGGGTTGTGGCGTGCGCCGCACGGGTCCGGCGGCCCGTCCGCCGCGGGCCCGGGAGGCCCTCAGCCCAGCTCGCACCTCGGCTGTCCGCGTGGCAGAATGGACTTTTGTGTCCGGCCTTGGCCCCGCCTTTTCCGGCACGGTCCGCTCTGGTGTAACGGCAGCACCCAGGCCTTTGGAGCCTTGGAGTATAGGTTCGAATCCTATGGGCGGAACGGCATCCCACGGCGACAGCCCGCGGATGACTGACCAGCCCGGTCGCCCCGTCCGGGCGCATCCTGGCACCGCGAGTCAGAATCGCAGATGAGGAGTTCCATCCGTGAGCAATGCCGAGAACCGCGCCGCAGCAGTCATCGTTCTGGCGGCTGGCGCCGGCACCCGGATGAAATCCCGCACCCCCAAGATCCTTCACACCCTCGGCGGCAAGTCGATGGTGGGCCACGCCCTGGACGCCGCGTGGGGCATCGAACCCGGACGCCTGGCCGTCCTGGTGCGCCACCAGCGCGACCTCGTGGCGGAGCACCTCGCGGAGATCGCCCCCGAGGCCCTCATCGTGGACCAGGACGAGGTCCCGGGCACCGGCCGCGCCGTGGAGCAGGGTCTGGCGGCCCTGGACGCCACGGACGCCGTCGAGGGCACCGTGATCGTCACGTACGGTGACGTCCCCCTGCTGACCTCCGCTCTTCTCGGCGACCTCCTCGCCGCCCACCAGGAGCAGGGCAACGCCGTGACGGTGCTGACCACCGTGCTGGACGACCCCTCCGGATACGGCCGCATTCTGCGGGCCGAGGACGGCTCCGTGCTGGGCATCCGCGAGCACAAGGACGCCGGCGACGAGGAACGCGCCATCCGCGAGATCAACTCCGGCATCTACGCCTTCGACGCCGCGGTGCTGCGCGAGGCCCTCGGCGAAGTCACCACGGACAACGCGCAGGGTGAGAAGTACCTGACGGACGTGCTGGCCATCGCCCGCTCGCGCGGAGGCCGCGTGGCCGCCGTCATGACCGAGGACCGCTGGCAGGTGGAGGGCGCCAACGACCGCGTCCAGCTCGCCGCCCTCGGCGCGGAGCTGAACCGCCGCACGGTCGAGGCCTGGATGCGTGCCGGTGTGACCGTCGTCGACCCCGCCACCACCTGGATCGACGGCACCGTCGAGCTGGAGGAGGACGTCACGCTCCTGCCGAACACGCAGCTGCACGGCGGCACCCGGGTGGCGCGCGACGCCGTCGTCGGCCCGGACTCCACCCTCACCGACGTGATCATCGGCGAAGGCGCCAAGGTCACCCGCACACACGGCTCCGGCTCCGAGATCAAGGCCGGCGCCTCAGTGGGGCCCTTCACCTACCTCCGCCCCGGCACGGTCCTGGGGGAGAAGGGCAAGATCGGCGCGTTCTACGAGACCAAGAACGTCACGATCGGCGCCCGCTCCAAGCTGTCGCACCTCGGCTACGCCGGGGACGCGGAGATCGGCGAGGACACCAACATCGGCTGCGGCAACATCACGGCCAACTACGACGGCGAGAAGAAGCACCGCACGGTGATCGGCTCGGGCGTGCGGACCGGATCCAACACGGTCTTCGTCGCCCCCGTCAGCATGGGGGACGGCGCCTATTCGGGCGCCGGAGCGGTCATCCGCAAGGATGTCCCGGCCGGTGCCCTCACCATCAACGTCTCACCCCAGCGCAATGCCCAGGAATGGGTGATCGCCAACCGGCCCGGTAGCATTTCCGCGCAACTTGCGCAGGCCGCCGTGGACGCACAGACTTCCACCCAGAGCGACCCCACAACAGAAGGCGAATAACAATGTCCGCAATCACCGCGCACGGCGAGAAGAAACTGGTCCTGGCGAGCGGACGGGCCCACCCGGAGCTGGCACAGGAGATCGCCAGCGAGCTCGGCACCTCCCTCCTTCCCGTGGACGCCTATGACTTCGCCAACGGAGAGCTGTACGTCCGCCCCGCCGAGAGCGTGCGCGGCACGGATGCTTTCGTGATCCAGTCGCACCCGGCGCCGATGAACAACTGGCTCATGGAGCAGCTGATCCTCATCGATTCGCTCAAGCGCGCCTCCGCCAAGCGCATCACCGTGGTGTCCCCGTTCTACCCCTACGCCCGCCAGGACAAGAAGGGCCGTGGCCGCGAGCCCATCTCCGCCCGTCTGGTGGCCGATCTCTACAAGACCGCCGGCGCGGACCGCATCATGAGCGTGGACCTGCACACCAGCCAGATCCAGGGCTTCTTCGACGGTCCCGTGGACCACCTGATGGCCATCCCGCTCCTGGCCGACTACATCCGCACCAAGGTCGAGGCCGACAACATCACCGTCGTCTCCCCGGACACGGGCCGTGTGCGCGTCGCCGAGCAGTGGGCCGAGCGCCTGGGTGGCGCCCCGCTGGCCTTCGTGCACAAGAGCCGTGACCTCACCGTCCCCAACCAGGCCGTCTCCAAGACCGTCGTCGGCCAGGTCGAGGGACGCACCTGCGTGCTCATCGACGACATGATCGACACCGGTGGAACCATCTCCGGCGCCGTCCAGGTGCTGAAGAACGCCGGCGCCAAGGACGTCATCATCGCGTGCACCCACGCCGTGCTGTCCGAGCCGGCCTCCCAGCGTCTCGCCGAGTCCGGTGCCCGCGAGGTCGTGGTCACCAACACCCTGCCGATCCCGGCCGAGAAGCGCTTCCCGAACCTCACGGTGCTGTCCATCGCGCCGCTGATCGCCCGCGCCATCCGCGAAGTGTTCGACGACGGCTCGGTCACCAGCCTCTTCGACGGCAAGGCCTGATCTTCACCTCCTCGACGCTTGGACCCACGGATTCGTTGCGGACCCACGGAAATTTCCGTGGGTGACCGACGAGTCCGTGGGTCTGGGCGTTTTCCGGCTGCGAGCAGTCTCCTGCTAAACTGGACCGTCACCTTGGCGAGGGAACCGATTCTCCGGTTCCGTGATCGACTGGGTCCTGGGCTCCCAGGCCGGCCTCACGGCCGCCGGGTGGCCGGACTTGTCCCGCCGCCCACCAGGCCAGGCAT
The nucleotide sequence above comes from Arthrobacter woluwensis. Encoded proteins:
- the glmU gene encoding bifunctional UDP-N-acetylglucosamine diphosphorylase/glucosamine-1-phosphate N-acetyltransferase GlmU — protein: MSNAENRAAAVIVLAAGAGTRMKSRTPKILHTLGGKSMVGHALDAAWGIEPGRLAVLVRHQRDLVAEHLAEIAPEALIVDQDEVPGTGRAVEQGLAALDATDAVEGTVIVTYGDVPLLTSALLGDLLAAHQEQGNAVTVLTTVLDDPSGYGRILRAEDGSVLGIREHKDAGDEERAIREINSGIYAFDAAVLREALGEVTTDNAQGEKYLTDVLAIARSRGGRVAAVMTEDRWQVEGANDRVQLAALGAELNRRTVEAWMRAGVTVVDPATTWIDGTVELEEDVTLLPNTQLHGGTRVARDAVVGPDSTLTDVIIGEGAKVTRTHGSGSEIKAGASVGPFTYLRPGTVLGEKGKIGAFYETKNVTIGARSKLSHLGYAGDAEIGEDTNIGCGNITANYDGEKKHRTVIGSGVRTGSNTVFVAPVSMGDGAYSGAGAVIRKDVPAGALTINVSPQRNAQEWVIANRPGSISAQLAQAAVDAQTSTQSDPTTEGE
- a CDS encoding PaaI family thioesterase; its protein translation is MSADEKHEPWTIHLGELDEKLGIRVLEQSADRVVTTMPVAGNTQSLGRLHGGASAALAEATGSWAGMIHASLRGKVCVGVDLNITHHRGARDGEIIATATPLHAGSRIATYQVLITDGGGRLLATARITNMLMDPKDH
- a CDS encoding ribose-phosphate diphosphokinase, with protein sequence MSAITAHGEKKLVLASGRAHPELAQEIASELGTSLLPVDAYDFANGELYVRPAESVRGTDAFVIQSHPAPMNNWLMEQLILIDSLKRASAKRITVVSPFYPYARQDKKGRGREPISARLVADLYKTAGADRIMSVDLHTSQIQGFFDGPVDHLMAIPLLADYIRTKVEADNITVVSPDTGRVRVAEQWAERLGGAPLAFVHKSRDLTVPNQAVSKTVVGQVEGRTCVLIDDMIDTGGTISGAVQVLKNAGAKDVIIACTHAVLSEPASQRLAESGAREVVVTNTLPIPAEKRFPNLTVLSIAPLIARAIREVFDDGSVTSLFDGKA
- a CDS encoding TetR/AcrR family transcriptional regulator, giving the protein MTTSGRTGLRRTRMAAGERRAQLTSVARALFSEKGLGGTSIEEIAAAAGVSKPVVYEHFGAKERLYAAVVEQESAALLQDITDALAEPAPARILLERAALALLGYIEGHTQGFRILVRDAPPPASTDSTASYSTILGAITRRVTHILAAEFAQRGYAERDAALYAQMLVGMVASTGQWWLDARTAAGAGAPPAPAKDEVAAHIVNLAWNGLTRLSAEPGLRVRGRDVPESEGEPTAQ